A part of Heliangelus exortis chromosome 3, bHelExo1.hap1, whole genome shotgun sequence genomic DNA contains:
- the MIA3 gene encoding transport and Golgi organization protein 1 homolog isoform X7, protein MAAALPPDPRLLLALLLLLPPPPSLLCAAAGPDLSRRFAERKRCADPECSMLMCRGKATQDFKGPDCRFVNFKKGEAVYVYYKLIGKSTELWAGSVGSDFGYFPKDLLEINHNYSSEELELPTDETDFVCFDGGRDDFDNYNVDELLKSLQETTANEGATESSDPGTKPAEGIERDQDIQQADTVESLDVVKSDSLALSTEGKEALAMTEEIDSSLKGGTENTGGDSSVSSYKENSQGDQIAHEHLKGTLHGKLQGLESENTKNSSIPQGETSQLDQENEEVNAYTLLNRELSVNLKTKFGSTADAVVSDDEVTRLVTSLEDDFNEDLSTSAHDAEEEPGFADQSEEIPLLSFTAEEEITSPEDLEDDQNIESQNHGDAKGAIELNNQRDNDEEPDLDALIHNDAFSKSKKSGDSLSVDRSESKPTKEKHFDVVIINKREAPAATQPEDLSKELLKKGPVGTGDLDSKEKPNKTEQFEEQLTGDGTELKSTAVPDPHVLPSPGDDLESKSFPKNRQDVLKSPVGDTNKSPEKMQHSQMENEKNEKEFEENSVEEVLETDLKHKKLWEKTKEKGGAENKPSVYVPAKPMEEVKNASQSGPGDTDLLKEKLEHRMPDVEKEHLRHDEDLRQTEEADHENQKHTSFNQESEIKRGSMKDTPAGEQGTSHRGAVEQLTPWENETEYSDAGMKEELSRNVSKMAVHEDSIEKSSPEEKAKSITQNTNTENLTQQGTAHIEDADSDRDLGTNLSKEKTLRLELKSEEPETEDVPDLKQIEEELLEDENAASAKLSQAKATNVQDDTLSVKRTNPELDVLSEGVLGTANPTYKTGEEASSFSNEAKKMISIQDASETGNKEVDIPVSEDANLHEMEHVMGHREYSSEAEEPSTVEEYNFQFPDTEDNNYFNQRKDPLPEGISQKVPREVQNLEHTRSGHQQSTHFPGPADSSAAPNDTLTDFSESVKQLTIMRNFLDEKRVLRLQKYLGHQEVVRIEAMFHDMKVEMELAQKVSRNNEDTEKALDQILEFSESSIMDVVGKVLDSRVGENKEEVVKEMDLYDEESALMDDIQELIYSLRSKYSSASESVPLASIPEQEDDQLHVQEEPEYDGVSIRNPIAVESSQEFQQLEDERPEQLVEEEEERAANVPPEHKEANFSDNGEAEEGYNSERGPLLEDISFGSVDPGQSAREDTAADAAEGGGLPSGNGAEAEAASRGTLGEAAAAARALLLRLVATLPEEIRPGPDFHGLPWEPVVITALVGIATLAIIFWRTCLSVTFFFFLVTEKQLAEKIKNLLQEKTEILEKISEYDEKIKKAKESVKVAQEQKDILSDETAGLKDMVKELEEANHKLDDKVKNLHTMLQMERKKNEKKQSKISETQKSLEKLQEVISVHSIELSEVQVALNEAKLSEEKVKSELHHVQEENARLKKSKEQLLKEAEGWSERHSELTEQIKLYQQSQKDIEEALAYKENEIEVLTNCIMQLKQLDMDLVSKDKKDGEGCEWSTEDDLANGELPDNESEKMKIQIKQMMDVSRIKTMLSIVEEDRNLLQSKLSDEVTARHELEEQIKKLEHDSCSLKSAKAELENECKTLQQKVEILGELYQQKEMALQKKLTEEEYERQEKEQKLSAADEKAVLAIEEVKVYKQRIQDMEEELQKTERSYKNQIAAHEKKAHDNWLIARSAERALAEEKREAANLRQKLIEVNQKIIMLQRPLIVKPTPGRPNRQVPPRRGPFSRDGSFGPSPVSGGNPSPTQMIEVPARPLSAPRREGSRGEFDAPPAPRRPPELPSRMSVPDLGPAVASLINSGPRTSSPSTAVEMDGVQPSPKEPEAPCVTTDSPSSIEPDTATASPKGPPSFPGTPIMASPVMGPPPPLPVRYGPPPAPLRGHFGPRPLPAPLVRGAPLPPPAARDFLPGPPLGMRDLPPGPLPPPPDPRGYSRGHPPFRPLGPPGPRHYPAGPRLPPPGSRDYMPSPSRDLPPAGPRDFPAGPAPLPADSKDCTQPPVQKP, encoded by the exons ATGGCTGCAGCCCTGCCGCCGGACCCCCGGCTACTCcttgccctgctgctgctcctgcccccgCCACCCTCTCTTCTCTGCGCCGCCGCTGGGCCCGACCTGAGCCGCCGCTTCGCCGAGCGCAAGCGCTGCGCCGACCCCGAGTGCAGCA TGTTAATGTGCCGAGGGAAGGCAACACAGGATTTTAAAGGTCCGGACTGTCGCTTTGTAAATTTTAAGAAGGGAGAAGCAGTATATGTATATTACAAACTAATAGGAAAATCAACGGAGCTCTGGGCTGGAAGT GTTGGAAGTGATTTTGGATATTTTCCAAAGGATTTGCTTGAAATAAACCATAATTATTCTAGTGAGGAGCTAGAGTTACCAACTGAT GAAACAgactttgtttgttttgatggtGGAAGGGATGATTTTGATAATTACAACGTGGATGAGCTTTTGAAGTCATTGCAAGAGACAACAGCAAATGAAGGGGCAACTGAATCAAGTGATCCAGGGACAAAACCAGCTGAAGGAATTGAAAGGGATCAGGATATTCAACAGGCTGATACAGTAGAGTCCCTTGATGTTGTGAAGTCAGACAGTCTTGCACTAAGCACAGAAGGCAAGGAAGCTCTTGCCATGACTGAGGAAATAGACAGTTCTCTTAAAGGAGGAACTGAAAATACTGGGGGAGACTCCAGTGTCAGTAGTTACAAAGAAAACTCTCAGGGAGATCAAATTGCACATGAGCACTTGAAAGGAACGCTACATGGGAAACTACAAGGGCTAGAAAGTGAAAATACCAAAAACAGTAGTATTCCTCAGGGTGAAACCAGTCAACTTGACCAAGAGAATGAAGAAGTTAATGCCTATACACTTTTAAACAGAGAGCTCTCTGtgaacttaaaaacaaaatttggcTCAACTGCTGATGCTGTTGTATCAGATGATGAAGTGACTCGCCTTGTTACATCACTGGAAGATGATTTTAATGAAGATTTGAGCACTAGTGCTCATGATGCAGAGGAGGAGCCAGGCTTTGCAGATCAGTCTGAAGAAATCCCTTTGCTGTCTTttacagcagaggaagaaattaCATCCCCAGAAGATTTAGAAGATGACCAGAACATTGAGTCACAAAATCATGGGGATGCAAAGGGTGCTATAGAGCTAAATAACCAAAGAGACAATGATGAAGAACCTGATTTGGATGCATTAATTCATAATGATGCCTTCAGTAAAAGCAAGAAGTCAGGTGACAGTCTAAGTGTGGACAGGTCTGAATCTAAACCaacaaaagagaaacattttgatGTGGTAATAATTAATAAAAGAGAAGCACCAGCAGCAACTCAACCTGAGGATCTCTCCAAAGAACTCCTTAAGAAGGGACCTGTAGGTACAGGTGATCTGGATTctaaagaaaaaccaaacaaaacgGAACAGTTTGAAGAGCAGCTTACAGGTGATGGAACTGAGCTGAAGAGTACAGCTGTGCCTGATCCTCATGTTTTGCCTAGTCCAGGAGATGATCTTGAATCCAAATCTTTCCCTAAAAACAGGcaagatgttttaaaatcacCTGTTGGTGATACCAACAAAAGTCCAGAAAAAATGCAACATTCTcaaatggaaaatgagaaaaatgagaaagaatttgAGGAAAACTCTGTGGAAGAGGTCTTGGAAACTGATTTAAAGCACAAAAAGTTATGGgagaaaacaaaggagaaaggaggagctGAGAATAAGCCTTCTGTTTATGTTCCAGCCAAACCAATGGAAGAGGTAAAAAATGCATCTCAAAGTGGCCCAGGAGATACTGACCTCTTGAAAGAGAAACTGGAGCACAGAATGCCTGATGTGGAGAAAGAACATCTAAGACATGATGAAGATTTAAGACAAACAGAGGAGGCAGATCATGAAAATCAGAAACACACTTCATTTAACCaagaatctgaaataaaaaggggaaGCATGAAAGACACCCCTGCAGGGGAGCAAGGCACAAGCCACAGGGGAGCTGTTGAGCAACTTACACCATGGGAAAATGAGACTGAGTATTCAGATGCAGGTATGAAAGAAGAGCTTTCAAGAAATGTCAGCAAGATGGCAGTACATGAAGATAGCATTGAGAAAAGTTCtcctgaagaaaaagcaaaaagcattaCACAGAATACTAATACAGAGAATCTTACTCAGCAAGGAACTGCTCATATTGAGGATGCAGATTCCGACAGAGATCTTGGCACAAATttatctaaagaaaaaacactaaGGTTGGAACTTAAATCTGAAGAGCCAGAAACTGAAGATGTTCCTGACCTGAAACAAATAGAGGAAGAGCTACTGGAAGATGAGAATGCTGCAAGTGCAAAGCTGTCGCAAGCAAAGGCTACAAATGTACAGGATGACACACTAAGTGTTAAAAGAACAAACCCTGAATTAGATGTACTAAGTGAAGGTGTTTTGGGAACTGCAAATCCTACCTACAAAACAGGAGAGGAAGCAAGCTCATTTTCTAATGAGGCTAAAAAGATGATCAGCATCCAAGATGCAAGCGAGACAGGAAACAAAGAGGTTGACATACCAGTGAGTGAAGATGCTAACTTGCATGAGATGGAACATGTCATGGGACATCGTGAGTATTCTTCTGAAGCTGAGGAACCATCAACTGTGGAGGAATATAATTTCCAATTTCCTGATACTGAAGACAACAATTATTTTAACCAAAGGAAAGATCCTCTTCCAGAGGGCATTTCACAGAAAGTCCCGAGAGAGGTGCAAAATTTAGAGCATACAAGAAGTGGCCACCAGCAATCTACACATTTCCCCGGCcctgctgacagctctgcagccccaaaTGACACTCTGACAGACTTCAGTGAGTCTGTGAAGCAGCTCACAATAATGAGAAATTTTCTTGATGAAAAGCGTGTGCTACGTCTACAAAAGTACCTGGGGCATCAAGAGGTGGTTAGGATAGAAGCCATGTTTCATGATATGAAAGTAGAGATGGAGCTTGCTCAGAAGGTGAGCCGTAATAATGAAGATACAGAGAAAGCCTTAGACCAGATACTTGAGTTTTCAGAATCAAGCATTATGGATGTTGTGGGAAAAGTTCTGGATTCCAGAGTGGGAGAAAATAAGGAGGAGGTGGTGAAAGAAATGGATTTGTATGATGAGGAGAGTGCACTGATGGATGATATTCAAGAATTAATATATTCTTTAAGGAGTAAATATTCATCTGCTAGTGAGAGTGTTCCACTTGCATCTATTCCAGAACAGGAAGATGATCAGCTGCACGTTCAAG AAGAACCTGAATACGATGGAGTTTCCATCAGGAATCCAATTGCCGTTGAGAGCAGTCAGGAATTTCAGCAGCTTGAAGATGAGAGACCAGAACAGCTTgttgaggaggaggaagagagggctGCTAATGTTCCACCTGAACACAAAGAGGCCAATTTCTCAGATAATGGAGAAGCGGAAGAAGGGTACAATAGTGAAAGAGGACCACTCCTGGAAGATATTTCCTTCGGCTCAGTTGATCCAGGACAGAGTGCTAGGGAAGATACTGCTGCAG aCGCAGCCGAGGGCGGTGGGCTGCCCTCAGGAAAcggggcagaggcagaggctgcGTCCCGGGGAACCCTCGGCGAAGCGGCTGCGGCTGCCCGGGCGCTCCTGCTGCGG TTGGTTGCTACCTTGCCTGAGGAAATTCGTCCTGGGCCTGATTTCCATGGACTTCCATGGGAGCCTGTTGTTATCACTGCCTTAGTGGGAATTGCCACACTTGCTATAATTTTCTGGAGAACCTGCCTTTCAGTGA ctttctttttctttctagtgactgaaaagcagcttgctgaaaagattaaaaaccttctgcaagaaaaaacagaaatcttaGAAAAGATATCAGAATATGATGAGAAG ataaagaaagcaaaggaatcTGTGAAAGTGGCCCAGGAACAAAAAGACATTCTCTCTGATGAGACTGCAGGACTTAAG gacATGGTCAAAGAACTGGAAGAAGCAAATCATAAGCTAGATGACAAAGTAAAAAATCTGCACACAATGCttcaaatggaaagaaaaaagaatgagaagaaaCAGAGCAAG ATCTCTGAAACCCAGAAGTCCTTGGAGAAACTTCAAGAGGTTATCAGTGTGCATTCTATAGAACTTTCAGAG gttcAGGTGGCCCTTAATGAAGCTAAACTAAgtgaagaaaaagtgaaatctGAGCTTCAtcatgtgcaggaagagaaTGCTAGGCTGAAAAAGAGCAAGGAGCAA CTGCTCAAAGAAGCTGAAGGTTGGAGTGAGAGGCATTCTGAGCTCACTGAGCAGATCAAACTTTATCAGCAGTCTCAGAAGGACATAGAAGAAGCACTTGCCtacaaggaaaatgaaattgaa GTTTTAACTAACTGCATTATGCAGCTGAAGCAGCTTGACATGGATTTAGTATCCAAGGACAAAAAGGATGGTGAGGGGTGTGAATGGAGCACAGAAGATGATCTGGCCAACGGAGAGCTGCCAG atAACGAGAGTGAGAAGATGAAGATCCAGATTAAGCAGATGATGGATGTCTCCAGG ATAAAAACTATGTTATCCATAgttgaagaagacagaaatctTCTGCAATCCAAACTGAGTGATGAAGTAACAGCAAGACATGAGCTGGAAG agcaaataaaaaaattagaacatGACTCCTGTTCACTCAAGTCAGCCAAGGCTGAGCTGGAAAATGAATGCAAAACACTACAGCAGAAAGTGGAGATTCTTGGTGAACTTTACCAGCAGAAGGAGATGGCACTCCAGAA aaaactAACTGAGGAAGAGTATGAGCGTcaggagaaggaacagaaatTGTCTGCTGCAGAtgaaaaagcagtgctggccaTCGAGGAAGTGAAAGTTTACAA GCAAAGGATCCAAGATATGGAAGAAGAATTGCAAAAAACAGAGAGATCTTACAAAAACCAG attGCTGCTCATGAGAAAAAGGCACATGACAACTGG CTTATTGCCCGCTCTGCTGAGAGAGCTCtggctgaagaaaaaagagaagcagccaACCTGAGACAAAA attaatAGAAGTTAATCAAAAAATCATCATGCTTCAAAGACCGTTGATTGTAAAGCCAACTCCAGGCAGACCAAATCGCCAAGTCCCACCACGACGAG GGCCCTTCAGCAGAGATGGCTCTTTTGGCCCTTCACCGGTGAGCGGAGGAAATCCATCACCCACACAGATGATAGAAGTTCCTGCTCGGCCCCTTTCTGCTCCTCGAAGGGAAGGCTCAAGAGGTGAATTTG ATGCCCCTCCAGCTCCACGAAGGCCACCAGAGTTACCAAGCAGGATGTCTGTTCCTG ATCTTGGGCCTGCTGTAGCATCCCTGATCAACAGTGGGCCAAGAacctcctctccttccacaGCAGTGGAAATGGATGGAGTG caaccctCTCCCAAAGAGCCTGAAGCCCCCTGTGTAACTACTGATTCACCTTCATCTATTGAACCAGATACA GCTACTGCTAGTCCCAAAGGCCCACCTTCTTTCCCTGGGACACCTATCATGGCCTCCCCAGTGATGGGACCTCCACCTCCACTGCCAGTTCGCTACGGGCCGCCACCAGCTCCTCTCCGTGGGCACTTTGGGCCTCGACCTCTTCCCGCGCCCCTAG TTCGTGGTGCTCCCTTGCCACCTCCAGCTGCAAGAGATTTCTTACCTGGCCCACCCTTAGGAATGAGAGATTTGCCTCCTGGgccactgccacctcctccagATCCAAGAGGCTATTCCCGTGGGCACCCTCCTTTTCGACCCTTAGGTCCTCCTGGCCCGAGGCATTATCCTGCAGGCCCACGGCTACCCCCGCCTGGCTCTAGAGACTATATGCCTTCTCCTAGCAGAGACTTGCCTCCAGCAGGACCCAGAGACTTTCCTGCAGGCCCCGCGCCACTGCCGGCAGACTCAAAGGACTGCACACAGCCTCCAGTGCAGAAACCCTAA